A genome region from Balneolales bacterium ANBcel1 includes the following:
- a CDS encoding flagellin, whose product SGSTVLVEETIAAGYDSFHLSMASGSAPAGELSFTQGGSGEKGAWNAGDFRSFITEIDSAIDAMARRVNDIGIAQSSLSVREVTLSQGISANQSAVSRIMDTDFAKEQSESVRLQILQQTATSALAQANMGPQSVLGFLG is encoded by the coding sequence CAGTGGCAGTACTGTTCTTGTGGAAGAAACTATTGCGGCCGGATACGATTCTTTTCATCTTTCCATGGCGAGCGGCTCAGCACCCGCCGGCGAACTCTCTTTTACACAGGGCGGCTCGGGTGAAAAAGGTGCCTGGAACGCCGGTGACTTTCGCTCTTTCATTACCGAGATCGACAGCGCGATTGACGCCATGGCCCGGCGTGTGAACGACATCGGTATCGCCCAGTCATCACTGAGTGTGCGCGAAGTGACTCTTTCTCAGGGCATCAGCGCCAACCAGTCTGCGGTAAGCCGGATCATGGACACCGACTTTGCCAAAGAGCAGAGTGAGTCTGTGCGACTGCAAATTCTGCAGCAGACAGCGACTTCGGCCCTGGCACAAGCCAATATGGGTCCGCAGTCCGTGCTCGGGTTCCTCGGATAA